ATTGTACGAGTAAAAGGTGCCCCCTAACTTTCCAGTAAAACGTTGAAACGTGAAACGTcgggtttgattttgattgcgtTTCAAAAAACGAAAGTTCGATTTTCGATACCAACACCTGAAACACTAAGTTCCAAATTCACATGtaattttaaatgttgatttcttaaacacgtattcatggtttgaaattacgtcaaaaaCGAATCACATCACCtctggatagattaggatttcacttgtacgtcgttagtcacgcaccctctgtgagtataatgtacatgtatgcgcgcatctggcgtgttgatgagGTGGGAGGGGTGGGGCACTTTAGTATGACACTAGCGCTGACTCACGAGTCGAGTGCGCTGTATCACATGACACATGCACGAGTTATCATGACGAGTTATAGATCTTTGAGTGTGCGCCCTCTTTCAACAGAAAGTCGTtcggtcaaaggtcatatacTGCTGAAACGGAGGCTTTCCACGTCGACGGTTCGATTTATTTGTATGAAATGACGGAAGAAAGTGTTTGATTTTTTAGAACTTAATGAGGTCAGACAAGTTTTGACATTTAGTTGATACTTTTGAACAATTTGTTGTTTAAAAAATGAGTGGTGTTGATGTAGAATTTAACCAGAGTCGTCCTGGCCCCGACGACACAGCAGCCAgcacatcatcaccaccaccagcCCAACATCAAGACCAAGAAGTCAGCTGGTGGTTTCGACTTGTAATCCGAGCTGTTGGTGCGTTTGCAGGAGTTTGTAAGTACTGAAAGTGCTCTGTCAATTCCATATACGTGATATTTATTGCCATTAATATAGAATAGAAAGTGTCGCTGTCGGATACCTGCGTAGCCACCGCACGTACATACCGGTGAACGGGTCATAGTTGTGTACAGTCAGTTACGCAGGTAATCCGTGATAATGAGTCATGCACAGATGTGTTACTGTTACAATCATTGTATAAAAGAGAAGGACTTGATATGTGCATAGATGTATTAGGGTCTCCCCTAATACGGCCATGATATGTATCAAATTTATCTATTGTTATTGTTGCTTTTTCATCTTGTCTTGTTAAACGTTGCCTTAGCATTGTTTGTAATCTCTTtttgtgtggtacatgtatgtaatgtttgttgttgttgttgttatactCAGAATGTTGTTATACTCAGAATTTTTAAATCACAGTAACACCTGGTAGTGACACTAATATGTTAGCGTCTTGTAGTAGTACTGCTTGCTAACGGTGTActggactcgattctgacatatATTTGCTTCAAAAAATTTACAGAGAATCGAAATGAAATCACCAAGTTCATCAGTCAGTCTTACTCTTAGGTACAATCCATAACAccaacaccaaagtaaaacattttttacatataccacaatcatttatagcatccatatggagtgtaaaagtatactgtttcattttctaattgaccacattagaaaggccacatgctaggcttgtaaataaaccaattgaaacagtatacttttacacttgatgtgaatgctataaacgagtgtagcacatagagaaagtgctttacttcagtgttactcattgtaaaaAACACATGTAGATtatttaaagggacacaggctGAGTTTGAAATGTGTTTGGGTGTAGTTTGTGTGGCATATTTACAAGGTAATCGCAGTATCGCATTTACCAGAGCACACTTCGCCACCACTTAATttcaattaactgaactcaaatctgATCTCgagaaataaattataaatgatctgatgatgtGGTTTACTAAACATACTGAAAAAGTTAAAGAAACCCCCTACTATGCAATAAACTGTATAAACAATGCCAGAAAACAATttggaacttgcaaacccaccatgttgaatgttgcatcatgggaattgTGATAGCATcgtaaaacaatatttttacattgttttttaaccacaaatattcaattcatatttaccctgaccattgttagaggtttattttatcggtagctccaaattaggtattatgataaccacagataatcccatagtcctttgcatctgagcatgcttagtctggattacaagttccctgttgtaatgttatagaattATTTAAAGTATGCATAGACGTCAAAAATTTAGTTTAATTGAGGTTATCATATAAGTATTTCACGTGAGTAAAAAGTCAAtaaaactcagcctgtgccactTTCAACTACTTTTATGTGTGGAGCAATACATTAACTTACAAAAGTGATGAGGCTATGCTAATAAGTACACTGTAGTGAGCATAATATATGAGAACGCAAAATAGAGTCCAGCCGAAGTGTGAACTGTTGTGTTTCCACTAAGATTTGTGTATActattaatatatgtatatacacatagtgtaTAATAATGGATATTtgatttccccccccccccccccccccctctcaagGTGTAGGATCAGATCTTTTCCACAGAAGCTTCATGTGACCTACTTgtcagaaaaaaaagtattatgTATCGGACACTatgttgtaatttttattttttttcatttcacagGGTGCATGGTGTGTGGGTTATGGAGGTGTATTACATTTACTCCACTATGTTTAGTTGCTGGAATTCTTATGATGTAAGTTGACAACGCTGAAATGTTCATGTTTAAAATGGATTTCACCAAAATTTTAGCAAAAAAATCCCAACTGTTTGTGgtgtattgtttacatatgtaccattgAGTGCTTGCATACATGCACATGgatactactagtggtatttccACAGCAGTGCAATACCCATAATACAGCTATAGTGAACGATGCAAGCACTGGAAAATAACCGGAGTATGCCATGCAGAGACTCTATCATGAGGCTCTAGCTTATAAGTTATTGTTTTATAATAGGCTAAAAAAAGAAGGATTTTTTCTGGTCAGCGCATGCATCACTTCAATATCGCTGCATCGGTCTTTTTTTCGTGTtagtccagcccatgcagtctgcagatctgggggaaaacacaaaaataaccctcccttcttcagtaaagacaactgcagaaccaatcatcatgaacaaacaaatgacatctgcccccacatacacatttgctctaaagtactaaataaagcGAACAGTAATTGCCATAAATAGTAAACTGAGTGaaaggtttgttgagaatttgaTGTCGTCGCACCATTCTACACAAACtctcctgaccagaaacaattttttttttggccataTAACCAAATAACCAAAGTTAGGATTCGAAATGAGGACACTTTACTTGTCTCGGACAGGTGATTTTGAAACATTTGGCAAATGGTTTTAGAAATTACTTACTTGTCCCAAGGAATAAGAAGAATTTCTCATatggttttcaattttaattaaaaCCTAGAGCTCATTCTCATATAAATTATAAGTAAACATTCCCTGTACTtgcagaaactttcaaagttataattttgatatataaatagAAGCATACAAGTGATTAGTCGGCTTAGATTTCCTGAGTTTAACTAAACTGAAAACGTGTGGCAACTCACATAGTGACAAAGACTGATCAAGGAACAACATGTTAAtagaatttatgaaaaaaaatttcactttttgGACAAGTACTTTCTGATTTGGACAAGTGTTTTTTAATTTCGACTTGTCCAGTGGGCAAGAAACTTCTTTACCATATTTCGAGCCCTAAATATCAGCAAATAAAATAGATAAcataaaaacatcaaaatagtGAACTTTCATGTTTTACAACTTCTGTTCAGATCATACTCCCTGTGTATGAAATCTAAACTCTCTTAAACtgtttttcttcaatttcagaTTTGGTGGGTTCATTGTTGTAGTTTTAGAGGCACCAGTGTGTTGTCAGTGGCTAGATCTTGTAGATAGAATTACTAAGTGGGTAGACGGAAGACCACATTGGCAAAAAGGAGCATCATATTTAATGTAAGTATTGTACAGCatacctaaggggcccttgtcactactcatGGTGACTCGTAATGACAAGTGCCCCTTAAGCCACTCGTATTTTgcatggctgaatgaagaaaaatatttgggggGAATAATGTAATCATACTTTTGGCAGTtgtgtgtataaatatatatatataaaaaaaaaattggaaagtaatagcaattttaagcattttgaatcatatattgaacacaatagaaccaatgacatagacacgcattgttgtgATATAGGCGCATGTTGTTGTGACaaaacgaccagagtatataatccatatattttgttgaacccggcttgtgcatggtataatgaggTGTTTAATCACATGACAGTacaagaaaactgtcaaaaatgTGGTTAGATGAACTCAGAGAGTGCCTAGAAGTTATTGTActtgatctaaaataaagttagcaaaatattttgactgatTGAGCATGCTACAAACTTTTGTCTCAAATCACTGAGGATTTGTTCAAAGGAGGTTGGTTATCATGCGCAGCGATCATTGcctgcatacagacagacagcacccctagtggccaaactacacAATCTTTTATCTTTATTATCACTAGCATATGACCTATTAAAATAACTCCAAAACAATAAAAAGTTGTTGACTATACCCCTTTATAATAATGTTGTACAGTCTTTCAAACACTCTCAAATCTACAACttatgataaaaatgtgaacctattaataattaaatatttaactgatttgttttttttaatttttttatttacagttaTGCTATAATTCCTGTAGCAATCTGTGCTTCATTAACAACTTTTCTTGGCTGTGCACTTATATTTGTAACCGGTGCATTGTATGGTCTTATGGCAGTGGGTAAAAAGTAAGTATTCAGAACATTTTTACACTTGTAGTTTCATTTCATGGCTCTTTTAAGTAGATATCTTTAACTCCTAGCTTGTATTAGCTAGTAGTCGGATCCCTGACACACTATTTATCAGTTGGCTGTGGTCAGGCAGAAGAGTAGATATCTTTAACTCCTAGCTTGTACTAGCAGGTAGTCAGATCCCTGACACACTATTTATCAGATGGCTGTGGTCAGGCAGAAGAGTAGATATCTTTAACTCCTAGCTTGTACTAGCAGGTAGTCAGATCCCTGACACACTATTTATCAGATGGCTGTGGTCAGCCGGAAGAGTAGATATCTTTAACTCCTAGCTTGTATCAGCCCGTAGTCGGATCCCTGACACACTATTTATCAGATGGCTGTGGTCAGACTGAAGAGTAGATATCTTTAACGCCTAGCTTGTATTAGCTAGTAGCCAGATCCCTGATATGTACACACTATCAGTTGGCTGTGGTCAGACTGAAGAGTAGATGTCTTTAACTCTTAGCTTGTATTAGCTAGTAGCCAGATCCCTGATATGTACACACTATCAGTTGGCTGTGGTCAGACTGAAGAGTAGATGTCTTTAACTCCTAGCTTGTATTAGCTAATAGTCAGATCCCTGATATGTACACACTATCAGTTGGCTGTGGTCAGACTGAAGAGTAGATATCTTTAACGCCTAGCTTGTATTAGCTAGTAGTCAGATTCCTGATATGTACACACTATCAGTTGGCTGTGGTCAGACTGAAGAGTAGATATCTTTAACGCCTAGCTTGTATTAGCTAGTAGTCAGATTCCTGACACACAATTTGTCAGTTGGCTGTGGTCAGACTGAAGGGTAGATATCTTTAACTCCTAGCTTGTACTAGCTAGTACTCAGATCCCTGACACACTATTTATCAGTTGGCTGTGGTCAGACTGAAGGGTAGATATCTTTAACTCCTAGCTTGTATCAGCTAGTAGTCGGATCCCTGACACACAATTTTTCAGTTGACTGTGATGGGAAAGCTAAGTTATTACCATATATGCTGGACTGTCATCCACCTAAGCCAGCATATTTAAAGGATATTGACAACCTTCCCTACCAAGGGAAGTAAACGGTGTCTGGGTGCAGTCAGAGTCATTAATTGATCTGTCTGTCCCTTCCCAGGTTTCTACTCATGGTAAAATGAGTCATTGTAACATTAGTAGAAGCTAGTGGAGGGACAGACAGTGtagttattatatgtacaacaaCTAACTTCAAATCAACCAATACAGACGATTATTTTTAAGTTGAACACTTTGCTTTGGTCACTGTGTGATGATAAGGGAATGTAGTTTTGTtgttagtatagtatagtgtgcAGCATTATGATGATCACTCTGCATTTTGTGGAGAGAATTTCTGTGAATCTGTACTTTCCCTATGAAAAAGATCTAATGTATGAAAGTCAGAGATTCAAGTTGctttgtacttgataattacaGAATTTCTCTGAGCCATACAGAATACTGTATCAtggtatttatacatttaataatGTTTGTATCACCAGGATCTCCTAATCAAACTGCTTGCCTAAATGAAATTTGTTGATCCCAGTCACTCCTTTGTTATCTAGCATTATAGGGCTGAAAGCTGCAACCATTTTCATCAAGTTGACACATGTTTTGTTTACGTTTAGGAAAACGTACGTAGATTTCCATTCCTCAGCCGTACCTCAGTTTAGATGTAGAACGTGATGAAAATACCTTGGGGCACTCATGTAGATTTTATGTACTTACCACTCTTAATGAAAACACTGCTAGGGAACTGGAACAAAGTGAAGGAACttgtgtagattttacctacttactgggTACTACCccaaacaaaaacactggtactGTAGGGAAATCAAATAAATCATTGCGAAACAAAAGTAACCCCTCCcccaaaaaaacccccaaaccCCCCAAAAACGTTAAGTTACAGGCTTTGCTGCTATAATAAAATAACTCCTATCCCAAGTAGATGTTGTGTGAACATGAACTTGTACAATCATATCATCTTTGTTTTACTCATCCTTCAGAGGTGATGCAGTTCAACTAGCTCATCGTTACAAACAACAAGACcaggttgccatggaaacccgATTAGTAGACAACCGAGGACAACCCACTGAAGAACCATAGAATCACAGccatatcatttacatgtacatataagttcatttttttcatttactaTTATGATTCATATAATACCAACATATCAACAATTGCAAAtggatgataaaattgttttgttatcaCCATTTGATCCTCTCGTCTGTGTTCATGTTCTGTATTGTGATGTATTTTTCAGAGAATAGGTATTCTTGATACTTTTAGCGGACCAAAAATGGAGTTTAAACGTGTcacacattttgtaatttttaaatccccccaaaaaatgttttctttacaaTCCAATCTACATGTTCATTCGTCTGAGTTTGGTCATATTGCTGCGCTATCATTGGCCAATAAGTGTCGCAAGATAGCTGTCAATCATAAAAAAACCATCACTTCTGTGTTGTGTGCTGTTCTGATTACCTTTCAAAGTCaatcaacaacatttttgtcGTTTCCAAAAACATCGTAAATCATTTATTTGTACGATATAGATGCACATCAGCCAAAGATGAGTTACTCTTGCAAATTCACAATTCCATGAAATATAGATTTTTGAACCACAGACACTTGTGGGTCGTAATTATGCTACGAACAGCCATGTAACTATACACTTACCATTTGTCAATAGATATTGAATATATTCCTATTGATGTCACTTGTACAACATTTCTGGAGGATATCCCAAGTTTTGAAATCAATGACTGACAGTAAAATCTAATTGATTTGATTATATCCACAGGGGAAGTGCAATTCGTGCAGCTCGTCAACGCCATCATATAGAAGATGCTGATGAACAAGTAGAGTACTCACGAATAGAAGATGGTGCTGTGCAGGATAGTAAGGGCACCCCCCGTGAATGATCTTTGAATGAGCATAGCAGCAATACGTTACCAGGAGTGAATATACATGAAGAGATCCGTTGTGTTTACTCTTAGTACAAAAGAATGTAGCATACTggaatacattatttttgttcAGACTCacctttattttttttcagaagaaaaaccatgtaaaaaaaatgactatGTAATTTATCATGTATGCTATCACAAAGTATCAGTACTTGTTGAAATTGTTATCAAGTTGTAtagaaaatgtgattttgaaaaTACTGAAGGAACTGACCATAATGTAAAGTAATTTGTTGTTAGAAGCATGAACAGGTAGTGATGATTCAGACATTGTCAGTTGTACATGCTATTCAAATATTAATCCTTGCACTGTTTCATTGCTAAGAGTAGATGACcctttttaaagtggccatattgatgaggattaggtatttatttgggaagaaaatataaacaactCAGTATGCTTTTTGAGAGAGATTGGTTGACAATTTCTGTTGGTGTATTACTTAGTTGAGTTCATCACAAAAATTGAATATAGTGAAAGTCAAATATGGGAAATAAAAGgtgatacataattataagGTAAATTGGACTAGCTCCTTCAATAGGTTGTAGTGAATCAACTTGGCGTTATTTAATTCTCTCCTATGTTGTAACCTACAACATAAAGGGCTGTGTTGTAGTTAAACGTCAGAATTTCTGTGTCAATTGTGATTAGGGAGAGTAGGATTTATTTGTCTGTCACTGAAGTTTGCTAAAGATAGACTTGGTTTAATTTGTGTTGGTTTTTTTAGAAGTATTGTAAATGGTGAATAAGTACCATTAGTGTCTTTCAATAGGTCTCAGGAGCTGTGTTGTTAATTGTTTTAatagttttgatgtgatgtcaCTGACAAACTGTATGGTTgtaatgtgatgtcattgacaaaCTGTATGGTTgtaatgtgatgtcattgacaaactgtgtagttttgatgtgatgtcattgacaaaCTGTGTAGTTctgatgtgatgtcattgacaaactatagttttgatgtgatgtcaCTGACAAACTTTAtggttgtgatgtgatgtcattgacaaaGTGTATGGTTGGGATGTAATGTCATTGACAAAACTGTAGTTtagatgtgatgtcattgacaaactagttttgatgtgatgtcattgacaaactgtagttttgatgtgatgtcattgacaaactagttttgatgtgatgtcattgacaaaACTGTAGTTTTGATGAGATGTCATTGACAAACTGAgtagttttgatgtgatgtcattgacaaactgtgtagttttgatgtgatgtcaCTGACAAActagttttgatgtgatgtcaCTGACAAACTGTAGTTTAGATGTAATGTCATTGACAAAACTGTAGTTtagatgtgatgtcattgacaaaACTGTAGTTtagatgtgatgtcattgacaaaACTGTAGTTtagatgtgatgtcattgacaaaACTGTAGTTtagatgtgatgtcattgacaaaACTGTAGTTtagatgtgatgtcattgacaaaACTGTAGTTtagatgtgatgtcattgacaaactgtgtagttttgatgtgatgtcaCTGACAAACTGAgtagttttgatgtgatgtcaCTGACAAActagttttgatgtgatgtcaCTGACAAActagttttgatgtgatgtcattgacaaactagttttgatgtgatgtcaCTGACAAACTGAgtagttttgatgtgatgtcaCTGACAAACTGAgtagttttgatgtgatgtcaCTGACAAACTGTAGTTtagatgtgatgtcattgacaaacagtagttttgatgtgatgtcatgatAAACTgtagttttgatgtgatgtcaCTGACAAACTGTAGTTtagatgtgatgtcattgacaaacagtagttttgatgtgatgtcattgacaaactgtgtagttttgatgtgatgtcattgacaaactagttttgatgtgatgtcattgacaaactagttttgatgtgatgtcattgacaaactgtagttttgatgtgatgtcattgacaaactgtagttttgatgtgatgtcattgacaaactagttttgatgtgatgtcattgacaaaACTGTAGTTTTGATGAGATGTCATTGACAAACTGTATGgttttgatgtgatgtcattgacaaaCTGTATGgttttgatgtgatgtcattgacaaactgtgtagttttgatgtgatgtcattgacaaaCTGTATGgttttgatgtgatgtcattgacaaacagtagtt
The nucleotide sequence above comes from Glandiceps talaboti chromosome 10, keGlaTala1.1, whole genome shotgun sequence. Encoded proteins:
- the LOC144441071 gene encoding calcium channel flower homolog; the encoded protein is MSGVDVEFNQSRPGPDDTAASTSSPPPAQHQDQEVSWWFRLVIRAVGAFAGVWCMVCGLWRCITFTPLCLVAGILMIFGGFIVVVLEAPVCCQWLDLVDRITKWVDGRPHWQKGASYLIYAIIPVAICASLTTFLGCALIFVTGALYGLMAVGKKGDAVQLAHRYKQQDQVAMETRLVDNRGQPTEEP